The following are encoded together in the Bombus affinis isolate iyBomAffi1 chromosome 6, iyBomAffi1.2, whole genome shotgun sequence genome:
- the LOC126917205 gene encoding 40S ribosomal protein S6-like isoform X7: MKLNVSYPATGCQKLFEISDEHKLRIFYEKRMGAEVEADALGNEWKGYVVRISGGNDKQGFPMKQGVLTNGRVRLLLSKGHSCYRPRRDGERKRKSVRGCIVDSNLSVLALVIVKKGEKDIPDLTDKEVPRRLGPKRASKIRKLFNLSKEDDVRRFVVKRPIQKEGKPQRSKAPKIQRLITPLTLQRKRHRLALKRRRCLARKQQAAEYAKLLAQRQKEAKNRRQEELKRKRSASMRDSKSSSQSAPTVQK; the protein is encoded by the exons TTGAACGTATCATATCCTGCAACAGGATGTCAGAAACTGTTTGAAATCTCCGATGAGCATAAGCTgagaattttttatgaaaagcgTATGGGCGCAGAAGTAGAGGCTGATGCTCTCGGCAACGAATGGAAAGGATATGTCGTTCGTATCTCGGGCGGCAATGACAAACAAGGATTTCCTATGAAACAGGGTGTTCTGACTAATG GGCGCGTACGTTTACTGCTCTCAAAAGGACATTCATGCTATAGACCTAGACGCGATGGTGAGCGTAAACGTAAATCTGTACGTGGATGCATCGTCGATTCCAACCTTTCAGTACTTGCTCTGGTCATTGTCAAAAAAGGAGAGAAG gATATCCCGGATTTAACTGACAAGGAAGTCCCACGGCGATTGGGACCCAAGAGGGCGAGCAAAATTCGCAAGTTGTTTAATTTATCCAAGGAAGATGATGTCCGTCGATTCGTTGTGAAGCGACCAATTCAAAAAGAGGGTAAACCACAGCGGTCGAAAGCCCCTAAAATTCAACGTCTTATTACCCCACTTACACTCCAG AGGAAGAGGCATAGACTGGCTCTAAAGAGGAGGCGTTGCTTGGCTCGCAAGCAACAAGCAGCAGAGTATGCGAAGCTGTTAGCACAACGGCAGAAAGAAGCTAAGAATAGACGTCAAGAAGAACTAAAACGAAAACGTAGCGCTTCTATGCGTGATTCGAAATCATCCAGTCAGTCTGCACCTACCGTTCAAAAGTAA
- the LOC126917202 gene encoding 40S ribosomal protein S6-like isoform X9, with the protein MKLNVSYPATGCQKLFEISDEHKLRIFYEKRMGAEVEADALGNEWKGYVVRISGGNDKQGFPMKQGVLTNGRVRLLLSKGHSCYRPRRDGERKRKSVRGCIVDSNLSVLALVIVKKGEKDIPDLTDKEVPRRLGPKRASKIRKLFNLSKEDDVRRFVVKRPIQKEGKPQRSKAPKIQRLITPLTLQRKRHRLALKRRRCLARKQQAAEYAKLLAQRQKEAKNRRQEELKRKRSASMRDSKSSSQSAPTIQK; encoded by the exons ATGAAG TTGAACGTATCATATCCTGCAACAGGATGTCAGAAACTGTTTGAAATCTCCGATGAGCATAAGCTgagaattttttatgaaaagcgTATGGGCGCAGAAGTAGAGGCTGATGCTCTCGGCAACGAATGGAAAGGATATGTCGTTCGTATCTCGGGCGGCAATGACAAACAAGGATTTCCTATGAAACAGGGTGTTCTGACTAATG GGCGCGTACGTTTACTGCTCTCAAAAGGACATTCATGCTATAGACCTAGACGCGATGGTGAGCGTAAACGTAAATCTGTACGTGGATGCATCGTCGATTCCAACCTTTCAGTACTTGCTCTGGTCATTGTCAAAAAAGGAGAGAAG gATATCCCGGATTTAACTGACAAGGAAGTCCCACGGCGATTGGGACCCAAGAGGGCGAGCAAAATTCGCAAGTTGTTTAATTTATCCAAGGAAGATGATGTCCGTCGATTCGTTGTGAAGCGACCAATTCAAAAAGAGGGTAAACCACAGCGGTCGAAAGCCCCTAAAATTCAACGTCTTATTACCCCACTTACACTCCAG AGGAAGAGGCATAGACTGGCTCTAAAGAGGAGGCGTTGCTTGGCTCGCAAGCAACAAGCAGCAGAGTATGCGAAGCTGTTAGCACAACGGCAGAAAGAAGCTAAGAATAGACGTCAAGAAGAACTAAAACGAAAACGTAGCGCTTCTATGCGTGATTCGAAATCATCCAGTCAGTCTGCAC
- the LOC126917205 gene encoding 40S ribosomal protein S6-like isoform X6 produces the protein MKLNVSYPATGCQKLFEISDEHKLRIFYEKRMGAEVEADALGNEWKGYVVRISGGNDKQGFPMKQGVLTNGRVRLLLSKGHSCYRPRRDGERKRKSVRGCIVDSNLSVLALVIVKKGEKDIPDLTDKEVPRRLGPKRASKIRKLFNLSKEDDVRRFVVKRPIQKEGKPQRSKAPKIQRLITPLTLQRKRHRLALKRRRCLARKQQAAEYAKLLAQRQKEAKNRRQEELKRKRSASMRDSKSSSQSAPTVQK, from the exons ATGAAA TTGAACGTATCATATCCTGCAACAGGATGTCAGAAACTGTTTGAAATCTCCGATGAGCATAAGCTgagaattttttatgaaaagcgTATGGGCGCAGAAGTAGAGGCTGATGCTCTCGGCAACGAATGGAAAGGATATGTCGTTCGTATCTCGGGCGGCAATGACAAACAAGGATTTCCTATGAAACAGGGTGTTCTGACTAATG GGCGCGTACGTTTACTGCTCTCAAAAGGACATTCATGCTATAGACCTAGACGCGATGGTGAGCGTAAACGTAAATCTGTACGTGGATGCATCGTCGATTCCAACCTTTCAGTACTTGCTCTGGTCATTGTCAAAAAAGGAGAGAAG gATATCCCGGATTTAACTGACAAGGAAGTCCCACGGCGATTGGGACCCAAGAGGGCGAGCAAAATTCGCAAGTTGTTTAATTTATCCAAGGAAGATGATGTCCGTCGATTCGTTGTGAAGCGACCAATTCAAAAAGAGGGTAAACCACAGCGGTCGAAAGCCCCTAAAATTCAACGTCTTATTACCCCACTTACACTCCAG AGGAAGAGGCATAGACTGGCTCTAAAGAGGAGGCGTTGCTTGGCTCGCAAGCAACAAGCAGCAGAGTATGCGAAGCTGTTAGCACAACGGCAGAAAGAAGCTAAGAATAGACGTCAAGAAGAACTAAAACGAAAACGTAGCGCTTCTATGCGTGATTCGAAATCATCCAGTCAGTCTGCACCTACCGTTCAAAAGTAA
- the LOC126917205 gene encoding 40S ribosomal protein S6-like isoform X2: MKLNVSYPATGCQKLFEISDEHKLRIFYEKRMGAEVEADALGNEWKGYVVRISGGNDKQGFPMKQGVLTNGRVRLLLSKGHSCYRPRRDGERKRKSVRGCIVDSNLSVLALVIVKKGEKDIPDLTDKEVPRRLGPKRASKIRKLFNLSKEDDVRRFVVKRPIQKEGKPQRSKAPKIQRLITPLTLQRKRHRLALKRRRCLARKQQAAEYAKLLAQRQKEAKNRRQEELKRKRSASMRDSKSSSQSAPTVQK; this comes from the exons ATGAAG TTGAACGTATCATATCCTGCAACAGGATGTCAGAAACTGTTTGAAATCTCCGATGAGCATAAGCTgagaattttttatgaaaagcgTATGGGCGCAGAAGTAGAGGCTGATGCTCTCGGCAACGAATGGAAAGGATATGTCGTTCGTATCTCGGGCGGCAATGACAAACAAGGATTTCCTATGAAACAGGGTGTTCTGACTAATG GGCGCGTACGTTTACTGCTCTCAAAAGGACATTCATGCTATAGACCTAGACGCGATGGTGAGCGTAAACGTAAATCTGTACGTGGATGCATCGTCGATTCCAACCTTTCAGTACTTGCTCTGGTCATTGTCAAAAAAGGAGAGAAG gATATCCCGGATTTAACTGACAAGGAAGTCCCACGGCGATTGGGACCCAAGAGGGCGAGCAAAATTCGCAAGTTGTTTAATTTATCCAAGGAAGATGATGTCCGTCGATTCGTTGTGAAGCGACCAATTCAAAAAGAGGGTAAACCACAGCGGTCGAAAGCCCCTAAAATTCAACGTCTTATTACCCCACTTACACTCCAG AGGAAGAGGCATAGACTGGCTCTAAAGAGGAGGCGTTGCTTGGCTCGCAAGCAACAAGCAGCAGAGTATGCGAAGCTGTTAGCACAACGGCAGAAAGAAGCTAAGAATAGACGTCAAGAAGAACTAAAACGAAAACGTAGCGCTTCTATGCGTGATTCGAAATCATCCAGTCAGTCTGCACCTACCGTTCAAAAGTAA
- the LOC126917207 gene encoding 40S ribosomal protein S6-like, with protein sequence MKLNVSYPATGCQKLFEISDEHKLRIFYEKRMGAEVEADALGNEWKGYVVRISGGNDKQGFPMKQGVLTNGRVRLLLSKGHSCYRPRRDGERKRKSVRGCIVDSNLSVLALVIVKKGEKDIPDLTDKEVPRRLGPKRASKIRKLFNLSKEDDVRRFVVKRPIQKEGKPQRSKAPKIQRLITPLTLQRKRHRLALKRRRCLARKQQAAEYAKLLAQRQKEAKNRRQEELKRKRSASMRDSKSSSQSAPTVQK encoded by the exons ATGAAG TTGAACGTATCATATCCTGCAACAGGATGTCAGAAACTGTTTGAAATCTCCGATGAGCATAAGCTgagaattttttatgaaaagcgTATGGGCGCAGAAGTAGAGGCTGATGCTCTCGGCAACGAATGGAAAGGATATGTCGTTCGTATCTCGGGCGGCAATGACAAACAAGGATTTCCTATGAAACAGGGTGTTCTGACTAATG GGCGCGTACGTTTACTGCTCTCAAAAGGACATTCATGCTATAGACCTAGACGCGATGGTGAGCGTAAACGTAAATCTGTACGTGGATGCATCGTCGATTCCAACCTTTCAGTACTTGCTCTGGTCATTGTCAAAAAAGGAGAGAAG gataTCCCGGATTTAACTGACAAGGAAGTCCCACGGCGATTGGGACCCAAGAGGGCGAGCAAAATTCGCAAGTTGTTTAATTTATCCAAGGAAGATGATGTCCGTCGATTCGTTGTGAAGCGACCAATTCAAAAAGAGGGTAAACCACAGCGGTCGAAAGCCCCTAAAATTCAACGTCTTATTACCCCACTTACACTCCAG AGGAAGAGGCATAGACTGGCTCTAAAGAGGAGGCGTTGCTTGGCTCGCAAGCAACAAGCAGCAGAGTATGCGAAGCTGTTAGCACAACGGCAGAAAGAAGCTAAGAATAGACGTCAAGAAGAACTAAAACGAAAACGTAGCGCTTCTATGCGTGATTCGAAATCATCCAGTCAGTCTGCACCTACCGTTCAAAAGTAA